The Amblyomma americanum isolate KBUSLIRL-KWMA chromosome 3, ASM5285725v1, whole genome shotgun sequence genome window below encodes:
- the LOC144126307 gene encoding uncharacterized protein LOC144126307: MCQPCAITASPDRALTSPVHCTLDRQLETPSPSTSSPAPAFKQLRPPASLCGLGGCATMRSLNPFCLAMQVSKPCCLYAKKSSDYFLIQLPSPQCCLAIVTECSDVIISLLLLSGDIETNPGPASLETVVTELKKLSAGQSTLIAEVTDLKNQLLTTDNLISDLSRRISALEGHYQTIQSLRTEIEGLSTHTTQATRQLCDLEDRIDEAENQSRRNNLIFYNIPDPDPSETWADSEKLLFRHCSEFLDIAVDPKTIDRTHRLGRHESDRCRPLIAKIALFKTKDEILANGRKFKDTDYSVGEDFSRRVRNVRKHLVTFAKSKTNRFSLRYKTLFIGSRRYIFDEPSQSVKEIP, encoded by the coding sequence atgtgccagccttgcgccatcaccgcttcgcccgatcgtgcgctgacctcaccagtgcactgcaccctcgacagacagttggaaacaccatcgccatcaacatcctctcccgctccagcttttaagcagcttcggccaccggcgtcgctttgtgggctcggtggctgtgccacgatgcggtcgcttaacccgttctgcctcgccatgcaggttagtaagccatgttgtctttacgctaagaaatctagtgattactttttgatacagctgccgagcccgcaatgctgccttgccattgtcactgagtgttctgatgtcattatttccttgcttttgttgtccggcgacatagagactaaccccggccctgcctcactcgaaactgtagttacggaacttaaaaaattgtccgccggtcagtcgacattaatcgcggaagttacagacctcaaaaaccagttactaacaacagacaaccttatttctgatctaagcaggcgcatcagcgctcttgaaggtcattaccaaaccatacagtcactacgcacagagatagaaggcctaagcactcacaccacccaggcaactcgccagctctgtgatctcgaggatcgcatagacgaagcagaaaaccaatcacgaagaaacaacctcATATTCTACAACATTCCGGACCCTGACCCATCTGAAACGTGGGCCGACTCTGAAAAGCTACTATTTCGCCATTGCTCCGAATTTTTGGACATCGCCGTCGACCCCAAAACAATAGACCGCACTCACCGTCTTGGGCGCCACGAATCTGATCGCTGCCGTCCATTAATTGCCAAAATCGCACTTTTCAAAACGAAGGACGAAATTCTAGCTAATGGCCGCAAATTCAAGGACACTGACTACTccgtcggtgaagatttttcacgccgcgttcgcaatgtgcgcaaacatctagttacatttgccaaaagcaagactaaccgtttttctttgcgatacaaaaccctgttcatcggttcccgacgatatatcttcgacgaaccatcgcaatctgtaaaagagataccatag